A single window of Salvia splendens isolate huo1 chromosome 6, SspV2, whole genome shotgun sequence DNA harbors:
- the LOC121809055 gene encoding uncharacterized protein LOC121809055: MLQKRELSGRVNIMWLNSTRPGVNVKSAEGQKLPSKGDPAGCMHTRSKGLPLEPFDPEIEATNRKRNAYRRLTQKIQASSPNSIGASSVQSDLSPIRSPVQDHILFDPVSPSLMEYEEGNNGPPPPPPNYAELLRQLEELRQQVNHRQAVVPVQNQYAYQGQANPTVHSNIAANTFELKRGLIQMAENIAFRGKSTDDPNKHITKFIQICNTTKLNGVTDDQIRLRLFPFSLEDSAKDWLESLESGSIRTWDAMMNPAENIREAWARFKALMKRCPNHGLTPTVQVITFFEGCVPEAQRELNLSSGGNFLKKGVDEAMEVIEELASNDDGWSNNRSKVHRVASTTDHDPMSALSDKLDALTMKFDCMAMGQPTQEPQGNMEDVSYVNQGGNNRYYNNQRPNFQGGGYNQFGNRGHPNLSYGNPNNALQPPPGFTVTNGVVDDPKKMTTEDILKSFMLQSNKLMEQNNQRMEKVETDVQSMATHMKNIDTQISQISQTVKDRVTEKAPEEEELVEEVETEAVQITPPPKENVVPTPPAPPAAHTSTDVRIPYPQRVQTKKTDAQFSRFLDIFRKVQINIPLVEALQQMPSYAKFLKDVVSNKRKWMEYETVNLTESCSAIIQKKLPAKLKGPGSFTISCIVGDCQEGRALCDLGRVSI, encoded by the exons ATGCTGCAAAAAAGGGAACTATCCGGCCGGGTGAATATCATGTGGTtaaattccacccggccgggtgtcaaCGTGAAGTCTGCCGAAGGTCAGAAGCTGCCGAGCAAGggcgacccggccgg GTGTATGCACACACGTTCTAAAGGCTTGCCTCTAGAACCTTTTGATCCGGAGATCGAAGCAACAAACCGGAAGAGGAACGCCTATAGGAGACTCACGCAGAAAATTCAAGCTTCTTCGCCTAACAGCATAGGAGCATCTTCAGTTCAAAGCGACCTTTCACCCATCCGATCACCAGTTCAGGACCATATTTTGTTTGATCCCGTTTCTCCTAGTCTGATGGAGTACGAAGAGGGCAACAACGGTCCACCACCCCCTCCTCCCAATTATGCTGAGCTTCTACGACAGCTGGAGGAGCTGCGTCAACAAGTCAATCATAGACAAGCTGTGGTGCCTGTTCAGAATCAGTATGCATACCAAGGCCAGGCAAATCCAACTGTCCATAGCAACATCGCTGCCAACACCTTTGAGCTGAAAAGAGGACTTATTCAGATGGCAGAGAATATTGCTTTTAGGGGCAAATCCACAGATGATCCGAACAAACACATCACCAAGTTCATTCAGATCTGCAACACTACGAAGTTGAATGGAGTGACAGATGATCAGATTCGACTTAGGCTGTTTCCCTTTTCCTTAGAGGATTCAGCAAAGGATTGGTTGGAGAGCTTGGAGTCGGGCTCAATCAGAACATGGGATGCTATG ATGAACCCTGCGGAGAATATCAGAGAAGCATGGGCGAGATTCAAAGCCTTGATGAAGCGATGTCCTAATCATGGGCTAACCCCAACTGTTCAAGTCATAACATTCTTCGAGGGGTGTGTGCCTGAAGCACAACGGGAGTTGAACTTGAGCTCAGGTGGTAATTTTCTGAAGAAAGGAGTGGATGAGGCCATGGAAGTAATAGAAGAGCTCGCATCTAATGACGACGGATGGAGCAACAACAGGAGTAAAGTACATAGGGTGGCGTCTACCACAGATCATGATCCTATGAGCGCCCTATCTGACAAGCTGGATGCGCTGACTATGAAGTTTGACTGCATGGCAATGGGGCAACCGACTCAAGAGCCCCAAGGAAATATGGAGGATGTTAGCTATGTGAACCAAGGGGGCAACAACCGGTACTACAATAACCAACGTCCCAACTTCCAGGGTGGAGGATATAATCAGTTTGGGAACAGGGGGCATCCCAATCTCTCTTATGGGAACCCCAATAATGCTCTGCAACCTCCCCCGGGGTTCACGGTTACCAATGGAGTGGTCGATGATCCGAAGAAGATGACCACGGAAGACATACTTAAGTCTTTCATGCTACAGTCcaacaagctcatggaacaGAACAACCAAAGAATGGAGAAGGTTGAGACAGATGTGCAAAGCATGGCCACTCATATGAAGAACATCGACACACAGATCAGCCAGATTTCCCAGACTGTGA AGGACAGAGTAACGGAAAAGGCACCTGAAGAGGAGGAGTTAGTCGAGGAAGTTGAGACCGAGGCAGTACAAATTACTCCCCCACCTAAGGAGAACGTGGTTCCAACtccacctgcaccacctgcaGCTCACACTTCCACTGACGTGAGGATTCCCTACCCTCAACGTGTGCAAACGAAGAAGACAGATGCACAGTTCTCGAGGTTCTTGGATATATTTAGGAAGGTGCAGATAAACATCCCATTGGTGGAGGCATTACAGCAGATGCCCAGCTATGCCAAGTTTCTGAAGGATGTGGTTTCTAACAAGAGGAAATGGATGGAGTATGAGACGGTGAATTTGACTGAAAGCTGCAGCGCCATTATTCAAAAGAAGCTACCAGCTAAACTGAAGGGTCCAGGAAGTTTTACCATTTCTTGCATAGTGGGAGATTGTCAAGAAGGGAGAGCGTTATGTGATCTGGGGCGAGTATCAATCTAA
- the LOC121809057 gene encoding protein piccolo-like: MSEVPQENQNQDDKHNELPMVKGENFLKSPVTSEVHSEANGVAPDASKVVEPAEESQQNVEVSNNKDGDEDRGVVREEKCSMVSSVAVAPEMKAGDIIDACHIDDAAGVTQLSKETSNDHHGSYDSSTTENVALPKEILLESSLVSKETEPRTPCISQSEKLNLQSESTDDKFTNGKPTKEDLSSNLTLYPEPIENERSVEYDFNTTAEKASHEDISPQETITPLDTSNGDKLVSKSELNTPFSKEEDTVAQKGDKSVTASEDHGVTSKKTLSESHGDVECQSQTLEDVATGLNDLKRVEKFEESSPVQVEDAQIERDDHFEEESERLPLTEVSTEGPAENVALEATDNVKDREDLKEVEVSENEHKGDLAESFHASPENIEVSDLSQEDSVKAPPEEQSRNVIPHGDTIKANKATINADDRHEERLEVFPTIILSSHEGVIMNAVLQEDTNVHTYGKVVEEVDNHKEVLENTDQTSKDGLDTLVDRPVELAKNEDASAKETQRSTEESNNTDKYGDIDAVPEVCNADSSVAISEIKVRDTLVDPDMDDAKVVTRISKDTSSDHHGINDSFTEDVALTDEILKKTESHTPCISEGSEDKESNIQVTITDNKSVDEKPREEDISCNLTDEVSKEGESDLNKMIAEQEELENNRSVENITSGETIKTLETSNSDELRSKNEEETIVQKSNEPATTSVDYGVPSDNTSSESHADVECQDKTLEDAATSHSDIKVTEKSKEISVTPVEDSQIDHNEHLEEEGLPLTEASTWGTNDNVSKDTCEAKEQDEDHEEATFSESEQSTKCTLVTEDEQSTNAHRYGNKIKAEEATIDAAEGQKNGRENLSTTVLTEHSEGNSLVELEGSETKKEDDSEKESNETPLPLEVSDTSTFLDEARVEDGEPKKAEFCADEMDAESMPPKTESIKEGDVHVDSEDTKVPDSVDKVSEGGTVDGEAEKEENVENVPIIIPNEKTEENLCIHVDGQETENEQLSSINDYPANASNDEVIVKDEEPSGEELFGKDKNTESVLLTEEVQSKKAVESLHAALEDKKTSDFDQCTEATGILEEPNPAENSQGMPSDETRTDAANTNEKTQELQNVSYEGSDKGLLIEVADSEMAHDINLEEELETLSLTETSKDEARDNESTKTSNEFASKVELPNDEKSTDCTTPKKESLQSQDHNTPTPSAAGETTCSLEEQSLGENSQTIISEKLIDEGAAEKHDLILENVATETPHEHIEENAVTQVGYSVGKHEESMEEDNQNSSLIEAPAEETNIMESKNIDEPKNWGEESIKPDLENGENTESIYVEEETDVETPIDSLQVKPDDIKQHDSVSDINKSIEETSNSDPQENSTNKVERKSVDATHANEGNVETKDVANDIPDCDKEDRIPIEEVGSQNPLNEALAGNANADESTKITEDWLITKEEPLELLQVADQDIETPPSSQDREIGSLDEESPTTRFEAIIDDNKEEMPNNKTGEEDETPKDKDIVENISEYGKEDNMPFEEVVSQNPLNGASTENANIEELPRINECSLIKEEASLESLQEAAQEIETPKITEGSLIREEASLESLQEAAQEIETTHLGQEREISSPNEQRPLEGIKDDNTEEIADSETSLEVETNHEQNIANTTPSEDKKESMQVQEDCPQQEQNESKNIPSSGSPAVSCTESSPVKEEERVKINPQGTCDETHENTVDAANKINNYAATPDEDTKEDSRDQVDDILLEQEEHSEKDSESTSLSDAPKDEITESTLVKEVAEVEDPIDSSDVVTEDIKAFAPCQVTEISSTVDQIIDTEDISSNKITEKTVDATSGDTQETQDIAKSVPREYDSPKEQNTEAVLIKEDVSIGLPQIVGDETSPVHEEEKVEIPTEELILTATPQGIFDKTQEITVDATNNNNDLVIRVPNGDNEDDSPIEVDGLREPSSKEVPAEKINDDEPTTSHEVEFANENTVKANLNENEEKLECSLVKEEAHIESLQVADKDVKDTSSGQDRKPSNLEEQGSTEDSHETMGDERYAKSFDSTDLKQETLADENYAATTDADTNEDSRNHVDHLLMEQEKHSVKDSVSTSVSDAPKDDIRGSTLAKEVAEIEDPIDSSQVATEDIKAFAPSQDTKISSTVEQIIDSKDISSNKITEKTVDATGEESQEAQDIAKRVPREDDSPNEQNTEATLMKEDQSIELPRIVAEDIKEPCSSEIRETNAQEEQIPCASSGVVINDNKEETTIDPTIFKNETLKNEVAEVSEEAGEKASEEVEEKIFANEAMERILQRRAGNEH, from the exons ATGAGTGAAGTCCCCCAAGAAAACCAAAATCAAGATGACAAACACAATGAACTTCCTATGGTTAAGGgtgagaattttttaaaatcaccCGTGACTAGTGAGGTTCATTCCGAAGCAAATGGTGTTGCACCCGATGCCAGTAAGGTCGTTGAGCCCGCAGAAGAAAGCCAACAGAATGTCGAAGTATCAAACAACAAGGATGGTGACGAAGACAGAGGTGTGGTACGAGAAGAAAAATGCAGCATGGTTTCATCAGTAGCCGTTGCCCCAGAAATGAAGGCGGGAGATATAATCGATGCTTGTCATATAGATGATGCAGCGGGAGTGACTCAACTATCTAAAGAGACAAGCAACGACCATCATGGCTCGTATGATTCCTCCACCACCGAAAATGTTGCCCTTCCAAAGGAGATATTACTGGAATCTAGTCTCGTGAGCAAAGAAACTGAGCCTCGTACACCTTGCATCTCACAAAGTGAGAAGCTGAATCTCCAATCAgagtcaacagatgacaaattTACAAATGGAAAGCCAACAAAAGAGGATTTGTCGTCTAATCTCACATTATATCCGGAGCCAATAGAAAATGAGAGAAGTGTTGAATATGATTTCAACACAACTGCAGAGAAAGCAAGCCATGAAGATATTTCACCTCAAGAAACGATCACACCACTCGATACTTCTAATGGCGACAAGTTAGTGAGCAAGAGTGAGTTAAACACACCATTCTCTAAAGAAGAAGATACGGTCGCACAGAAAGGTGACAAGTCTGTGACAGCGTCAGAAGACCATGGAGTTACCTCAAAGAAGACTTTGAGTGAGAGCCATGGAGATGTCGAATGTCAGTCTCAAACCTTGGAAGATGTTGCTACAGGTCTTAACGACTTAAAGCGTGTTGAGAAGTTTGAGGAGAGCTCACCTGTCCAAGTTGAAGATGCACAGATAGAACGTGATGATCATTTTGAAGAAGAAAGTGAGAGGCTGCCATTGACAGAAGTATCAACAGAGGGGCCAGCTGAAAACGTTGCCCTAGAAGCCACGGATAATGTGAAAGACAGGGAAGACCTCaaagaagttgaagtttctgagAATGAGCATAAGGGAGATCTTGCAGAATCTTTTCATGCATCCCCTGAAAATATTGAAGTGTCTGATTTGAGCCAAGAAGACAGCGTAAAAGCTCCTCCAGAGGAGCAAAGCAGAAATGTAATTCCACATGGAGACACAATTAAGGCAAACAAAGCAACAATAAATGCAGATGATCGACATGAAGAACGTCTTGAG GTTTTTCCAACAATTATTTTAAGTTCCCACGAAGGAGTAATCATGAATGCGGTTCTACAAGAAGATACGAATGTCCATACGTATGGAAAAGTAGTTGAGGAGGTTGACAATCACAAGGAAGTTCTTGAG AACACAGATCAAACATCAAAAGACGGCCTTGATACTTTAGTTGATCGACCAGTGGAATTGGCCAAAAATGAAGACGCATCTGCCAAAGAAACCCAACGGAGTACTGAAGAATCCAACAACACTGACAAATATGGCGATATAGATGCGGTACCAGAGGTGTGCAATGCGGATTCGTCAGTTGCAATCTCAGAAATAAAAGTAAGAGATACACTTGTTGATCCTGACATGGACGATGCGAAGGTGGTGACTCGGATATCTAAAGACACAAGTAGCGATCATCATGGCATAAACGATTCCTTCACTGAAGATGTTGCGCTTACAGATGAGATTTTAAAGAAAACTGAGTCTCATACGCCTTGCATCTCTGAAGGTTCTGAAGATAAGGAGTCAAATATCCAAGTGACAATAACAGACAACAAATCTGTGGATGAGAAACCAAGAGAAGAGGATATTTCATGTAATCTCACAGATGAAGTCTCTAAGGAAGGGGAATCTGACCTCAATAAGATGATCGCGGAACAGGAGGAACTGGAAAATAATAGAAGTGTTGAAAATATTACATCTGGAGAAACAATCAAAACACTTGAGACTTCTAATAGTGACGAACTACGGAGCAAGAATGAAGAAGAAACGATCGTACAGAAAAGCAATGAGCCTGCGACAACTTCAGTAGATTATGGAGTTCCCTCAGATAATACTTCGAGTGAGAGTCACGCAGACGTAGAATGCCAGGATAAAACCTTGGAAGATGCTGCTACAAGTCATAGTGACATAAAGGTTACAGAAAAGTCTAAGGAGATATCAGTTACCCCAGTCGAAGACTCACAAATAGATCATAATGAGCATTTGGAAGAGGAGGGGCTGCCATTGACAGAAGCGTCAACATGGGGCACCAATGACAACGTCTCAAAAGACACATGTGAAGCCAAAGAACAGGATGAAGACCACGAAGAAGCAACATTTTCTGAAAGCGAGCAAAGTACAAAATGTACCTTGGTGACAGAAG ATGAACAAAGCACTAATGCACACAGgtatggaaacaaaattaagGCAGAGGAAGCAACAATTGATGCAGCTGAGGGACAGAAGAACGGTCGTGAG AATCTGTCTACAACTGTTTTGACTGAGCATTCCGAAGGAAACTCATTGGTCGAACTGGAAGGTTCAGAAACTAAAAAGGAAGATGACTCGGAAAAGGAAAGCAATGAAACACCTTTGCCACTAGAAGTCAGTGACACATCAACGTTTTTGGATGAGGCTCGTGTTGAGGATGGAGAGCCCAAGAAAGCTGAGTTTTGTGCTGATGAGATGGATGCGGAAAGTATGCCACCGAAGACAGAATCTATAAAAGAAGGAGATGTGCATGTAGATTCTGAAGATACAAAAGTACCTGATTCAGTGGACAAAGTATCAGAAGGTGGAACAGTTGATGGAGAAGCAGAAAAGGAAGAAAATGTTGAG AATGTTCCAATAATTATCCCAAATGAGAAGACGGAAGAGAATTTATGCATCCATGTTGATGGTCAAGAAACAGAAAATGAACAACTATCCTCGATAAATGATTACCCAGCGAACGCCAGTAATGATGAGGTAAttgtcaaggacgaggaaccaAGTGGAGAagaattgtttggaaaggacaaAAACACTGAGAGTGTTTTGCTGACAGAAGAAGTGCAGAGCAAAAAGGCTGTAGAATCCTTACATGCAGCACTTGAAGATAAAAAAACATCTGATTTCGATCAATGCACAGAAGCAACTGGTATCCTTGAGGAGCCTAACCCTGCTGAAAATTCACAAGGAATGCCCAGTGATGAAACAAGAACTGATGCAGCTAATACCAATGAGAAAACTCAGGAATTACAG AATGTCTCATATGAGGGTAGTGACAAGGGCTTGCTGATCGAAGTGGCTGACTCAGAAATGGCACATGATATAAATTTGGAAGAGGAACTGGAAACACTGTCACTAACTGAAACTTCAAAAGATGAGGCCAGAGATAACGAGTCAACAAAAACTAGCAACGAATTTGCAAGCAAAGTTGAATTGCCCAATGATGAGAAAAGTACAGACTGTACTACACCAAAGAAAGAGAGTTTGCAGTCTCAGGATCATAATACACCTACTCCAAGTGCAGCCGGAGAAACAACTTGTTCACTTGAAGAGCAAAGCTTAGGGGAGAACTCCCAAACAATTATAAGCGAAAAACTAATTGACGAAGGTGCAGCTGAAAAGCATGATCTCATTCTAGAG AATGTAGCCACAGAAACTCCACATGAGCACATTGAAGAGAATGCAGTAACCCAAGTGGGTTACTCAGTGGGGAAACATGAGGAAAGTATGGAAGAGGACAATCAAAATTCATCTTTGATAGAAGCTCCAGCAGAGGAAACCAATATCATGGAATCAAAAAATATCGATGAACCCAAAAATTGGGGCGAAGAGTCAATAAAACCTGATTTGGAAAATGGGGAGAATACAGAAAGTATATATGTGGAGGAAGAAACAGATGTGGAGACGCCTATTGACTCCTTGCAAGTCAAGCCTGATGATATTAAACAACATGATTCAGTTTCAGATATAAACAAATCCATTGAGGAAACCTCAAATTCAGATCCACAAGAAAATTCAACTAACAAGGTAGAGAGAAAATCTGTTGATGCGACTCATGCAAATGAGGGAAATGTGGAGACAAAG GATGTCGCGAATGATATTCCAGACTGTGACAAGGAAGATAGGATACCAATTGAAGAAGTTGGCTCACAAAATCCATTGAACGAAGCTTTAGCAGGCAATGCCAATGCTGACGAGTCAACAAAAATTACTGAAGACTGGTTGATCACGAAAGAAGAACCCCTCGAGTTATTGCAAGTAGCAGATCAGGATATTGAAACCCCTCCTTCAAGTCAAGACAGGGAAATAGGTTCTCTAGATGAGGAAAGCCCCACTACAAGATTTGAAGCCATCATTGACGATAACAAAGAGGAGATGCCTAATAATAAAACAGGGGAAGAGGATGAAACTCCTAAGGATAAG GATATTGTAGAAAATATTTCGGAGTATGGCAAGGAAGATAACATGCCATTCGAAGAAGTTGTGTCACAGAATCCACTGAATGGAGCTTCGACTGAGAATGCCAACATTGAGGAGTTACCAAGAATCAATGAATGCAGTTTAATCAAGGAAGAAGCATCCCTCGAGTCATTGCAAGAGGCAGCTCAGGAGATTGAGACTCCTAAAATCACTGAAGGCAGTTTGATCAGGGAAGAAGCATCCCTTGAGTCCTTGCAAGAGGCAGCTCAGGAGATTGAGACAACCCACTTGGGTCAAGAGAGAGAAATAAGTTCTCCAAATGAGCAAAGGCCTCTTGAAGGAATCAAGGATGATAACACAGAGGAGATAGCTGATAGTGAAACTAGTCTGGAGGTTGAAACTAACCATGAG CAGAATATTGCAAATACTACTCCAAGTGAGGACAAAAAAGAGAGTATGCAAGTCCAAGAAGATTGCCCACAGCAGGAACAAAATGAGAGTAAAAACATACCTTCTTCGGGATCTCCAGCAGTGTCCTGCACCGAAAGTAGTCcagtcaaagaagaagaaagagtgaAAATTAATCCACAAGGGACATGTGATGAAACACATGAAAATACTGTTGATGCTGCTAATAAAATCAAT AACTATGCAGCAACTCCAGATGAGGACACTAAAGAAGATTCACGAGACCAAGTAGATGATATACTCCTGGAACAGGAAGAACATTCAGAAAAGGATAGTGAAAGCACATCATTATCAGATGCTCCAAAAGATGAAATCACAGAAAGCACGTTGGTTAAGGAAGTAGCAGAAGTTGAGGATCCTATTGACTCCTCTGATGTAGTAACCGAGGATATCAAGGCATTTGCTCCATGTCAAGTCACAGAAATAAGCTCCACTGTGGACCAAATCATAGATACGGAAGATATCTCAAGTAACAAAATAACAGAAAAGACAGTTGATGCAACAAGCGGGGACACTCAAGAGACTCAG GATATTGCAAAAAGTGTTCCACGGGAATATGACTCACCAAAAGAGCAAAATACTGAAGCTGTATTGATAAAGGAAGATGTATCCATTGGGTTACCTCAGATAGTAGGTGATGAAACTAGTCCAGTCCACGAAGAAGAAAAAGTGGAAATTCCTACTGAGGAGCTCATCCTAACTGCTACTCCACAAGGGATATTTGATAAAACACAAGAAATAACTGTTGATGCTACTAATAACAACAAT GATCTTGTAATAAGAGTTCCAAATGGAGACAATGAGGATGACTCACCAATTGAAGTGGATGGCTTACGAGAACCTTCTTCTAAAGAAGTTCCTGCAGAAAAGATCAATGATGATGAACCAACTACTAGCCATGAGGTTGAATTTGCAAATGAAAATACTGTAAAAGCCAACTTGAACGAAAATGAGGAAAAACTAGAATGTTCTCTGGTAAAGGAAGAAGCACATATTGAGTCTTTGCAGGTAGCAGATAAGGATGTTAAAGATACTTCTTCAGGTCAAGATAGAAAACCAAGCAATTTAGAAGAGCAAGGCTCAACTGAAGATTCTCATGAAACCATGGGTGATGAAAGATATGCAAAGTCATTTGATTCAACTGATCTGAAGCAAGAAACTCTTGCGGACGAG AACTATGCAGCCACTACAGATGCGGACACTAATGAAGATTCACGAAACCATGTAGATCACTTACTAATGGAACAGGAAAAACATTCAGTAAAGGATAGTGTAAGCACATCAGTATCAGATGCTCCAAAAGATGACATCAGAGGAAGCACATTGGCTAAGGAAGTAGCAGAGATTGAGGATCCTATTGACTCCTCTCAAGTAGCAACTGAGGATATCAAGGCATTTGCTCCAAGTCAAGACACAAAAATAAGTTCTACTGTGGAACAAATCATAGATTCTAAAGATATCTCAAGTAACAAAATAACAGAAAAGACAGTTGATGCAACAGGCGAGGAAAGTCAAGAGGCTCAG GATATTGCAAAAAGGGTTCCAAGGGAAGATGACTCACCAAATGAGCAAAATACTGAAGCTACGTTGATGAAGGAAGATCAGTCTATTGAGTTACCTCGAATAGTAGCTGAGGATATAAAAGAACCTTGCTCGAGTGAAATTAGGGAAACAAATGCTCAAGAAGAACAAATTCCATGTGCCAGTTCTGGAGTAGTCATCAATGACAACAAAGAGGAGACAACAATTGATCCAACAATCTTTAAAAATGAAACCCTTAAGAATGAG GTAGCAGAAGTTTCTGAAGAAGCTGGAGAAAAGGCTTCAGAAGAGGTCGAAGAAAAGATATTTGCAAATGAAGCAATGGAGAGAATCCTCCAAAGAAGAGCTGGAAACGAGCATTGA